Proteins encoded by one window of Litoribacterium kuwaitense:
- a CDS encoding Nif3-like dinuclear metal center hexameric protein produces MNIQEAIDVFERWAKPSFAVEGDRIGLQIGDSSRKLTGILVTLDVTKDVVAEAVQCGANLIIAHHPFIFQPIKNVHTSTYRGGLLASLLANDLSVYVAHTNLDIVQGGVNDMMAEALGLINSQVLVSTKTEALHKLIVYTPETHSEAVHQAMGQAGAGSLGHYRDCAFSTKGIGMFRPDKEATPYLGKEGVLERVDEIRLEVVVEEGDIENVLTAARQVHPYEEMAYDLIRMDIPGKEYGLGRIGTLPAPMTLKSFADLVKKSFDVPFVRIIGNEDQPVERVAVLGGDGNKYVSAAQKQGADVFVTGDLYFHIAQDAMYEGLMLIDPGHHAEKIMKQGVVDVLRKKLPHVKMYASQLSSEPFKLG; encoded by the coding sequence ATGAACATTCAAGAAGCGATCGATGTATTCGAACGTTGGGCGAAGCCGTCATTTGCAGTGGAAGGCGACCGCATTGGTTTGCAAATTGGCGATTCTTCACGTAAGCTCACGGGCATTCTCGTGACTCTAGATGTAACCAAAGACGTTGTAGCTGAAGCTGTGCAGTGTGGAGCAAATCTCATTATTGCACACCATCCTTTTATATTTCAGCCTATAAAGAATGTACACACTTCTACTTATCGCGGAGGACTTTTAGCGTCCCTTTTAGCAAATGATCTTTCTGTTTACGTTGCTCATACGAATTTAGACATTGTTCAAGGTGGCGTGAATGATATGATGGCCGAAGCGCTTGGACTCATTAACAGTCAAGTACTCGTCTCAACGAAAACAGAGGCTTTACATAAACTGATTGTTTATACACCAGAGACGCATTCTGAAGCTGTTCATCAAGCAATGGGACAGGCTGGTGCTGGCAGCCTTGGCCATTATCGTGACTGTGCTTTTTCAACAAAAGGGATCGGGATGTTTCGACCGGATAAAGAGGCGACACCTTATCTTGGAAAAGAAGGTGTGTTAGAAAGAGTGGATGAAATTCGCTTGGAGGTCGTCGTAGAAGAGGGGGACATTGAAAATGTACTTACCGCTGCACGACAGGTTCACCCATACGAGGAAATGGCATATGATCTCATTCGCATGGACATTCCAGGCAAGGAATATGGATTGGGACGGATTGGTACCTTGCCTGCTCCGATGACTTTAAAGTCATTTGCAGACCTTGTCAAAAAGAGTTTTGACGTCCCCTTTGTCCGTATCATAGGAAATGAAGATCAGCCTGTAGAAAGGGTTGCAGTCCTTGGCGGGGATGGAAATAAGTATGTCTCAGCGGCGCAAAAACAAGGAGCGGATGTTTTTGTCACGGGTGATTTATACTTTCACATTGCTCAAGATGCGATGTATGAAGGTTTAATGTTAATTGACCCTGGTCATCATGCGGAAAAAATAATGAAACAAGGGGTTGTTGATGTGTTACGGAAAAAGCTTCCCCATGTAAAGATGTACGCTTCACAACTGAGCTCTGAGCCGTTTAAATTAGGATAA
- a CDS encoding 4-hydroxy-3-methylbut-2-enyl diphosphate reductase, with protein sequence MKVIKIAPRGYCYGVVDAMVIAKNAAMDKTLPRPIYILGMIVHNAHVTDAFESEGIITLDGDSREDLLEGIDHGTVIFTAHGVSPSVRKRAEAKGLTVLDATCPDVTVTHDLIRDKAAEGYDIVYIGKKKHPEPEGAIGVAPHAVHLVEIPEDVQHLQINNDHILITNQTTMSQWDVIDVSEEITKRYPQAEFHKEICKATQVRQEAVAEQAKEADLTIVVGDPRSNNSNRLAQVSEEIAGTKAYRISDIRDIELDWLKNVETVAVTAGASTPTPVVREVIAFFEAFSWENEATWKREWTLELGKILPKVRAKKSSTT encoded by the coding sequence ATGAAAGTTATTAAAATTGCACCTAGAGGCTATTGTTATGGCGTTGTTGATGCGATGGTGATCGCGAAAAATGCCGCCATGGATAAAACACTGCCCAGACCGATCTATATCCTTGGAATGATTGTACACAATGCGCATGTTACCGATGCCTTTGAGTCAGAAGGCATTATTACACTAGATGGTGACAGCAGAGAAGATTTATTGGAAGGCATTGATCATGGAACGGTCATTTTTACTGCACACGGTGTATCTCCTTCTGTTCGAAAAAGAGCAGAAGCAAAGGGTCTGACAGTATTAGATGCGACATGTCCAGATGTCACAGTGACACATGACCTCATTCGTGATAAAGCGGCCGAAGGGTATGATATTGTGTATATTGGCAAGAAAAAGCACCCTGAGCCGGAAGGAGCGATTGGTGTTGCTCCCCATGCTGTTCATTTAGTTGAAATACCAGAAGACGTTCAACATCTTCAGATAAACAATGATCATATTCTCATTACGAACCAAACGACGATGAGCCAATGGGACGTTATTGATGTTTCAGAAGAAATCACGAAACGTTACCCTCAGGCTGAGTTTCATAAAGAAATTTGCAAGGCGACCCAAGTTCGTCAAGAAGCCGTTGCTGAGCAAGCGAAGGAAGCCGATTTAACGATCGTCGTCGGTGATCCACGCAGCAACAACTCAAACCGGCTTGCTCAAGTGTCCGAGGAGATAGCTGGAACGAAGGCCTATCGTATTTCTGACATTCGTGATATTGAACTGGACTGGCTAAAGAATGTAGAGACTGTTGCCGTAACAGCAGGCGCATCAACACCTACACCAGTCGTGCGTGAAGTTATTGCATTTTTTGAAGCTTTTTCTTGGGAGAACGAAGCCACTTGGAAACGAGAGTGGACATTAGAGCTAGGAAAAATCCTTCCAAAAGTACGTGCCAAAAAATCATCGACAACATAA
- a CDS encoding deoxyribonuclease IV produces MKLGSHVSMKGKKMLLGSSEEAVSYGATTFMIYTGAPQNTRRKPIEELNIAEGLEHAKAHGIDEIVIHAPYIINLGNSVKKETFELGVSFLRNELDRAKAIGAKQIVLHPGAHVGEGPEKGIQQIIKGLNEVLNAKEDVQIALETMAGKGSECGRTFEELASIIDGVTHNENLSVCFDTCHTHDAGYDIVHDFDGVLDEFDRIVGVDRIKVIHVNDSKNERGAGKDRHENIGFGHIGFDALWQVVTHKQFAALPKILETPYVGEDKNHKKPPYKLEIDMLKGGSFNERLKDELMGEKTNA; encoded by the coding sequence ATGAAGCTTGGTTCTCATGTGTCAATGAAAGGAAAGAAAATGCTTCTTGGCTCCAGTGAGGAAGCTGTGAGCTACGGTGCTACGACATTTATGATTTATACAGGTGCACCGCAAAATACGAGAAGAAAGCCTATAGAGGAATTAAATATTGCTGAGGGCTTAGAACACGCGAAGGCCCACGGTATTGACGAAATTGTGATACACGCACCGTACATTATTAACTTAGGGAACTCTGTCAAAAAAGAAACCTTTGAATTAGGAGTCTCTTTCTTACGAAATGAGCTTGATCGTGCCAAAGCAATTGGTGCCAAGCAAATTGTTCTGCACCCAGGAGCACATGTTGGGGAAGGACCTGAAAAAGGCATTCAACAAATCATTAAAGGGTTGAATGAGGTGCTCAACGCAAAAGAGGACGTACAAATTGCACTGGAGACCATGGCTGGAAAAGGTTCAGAGTGTGGCCGTACATTTGAAGAGCTCGCTTCGATTATCGATGGTGTAACGCACAATGAGAACCTTTCTGTTTGCTTCGATACATGTCATACCCATGATGCAGGCTACGATATTGTCCATGATTTTGATGGGGTACTGGACGAGTTTGATCGCATCGTTGGCGTTGATCGCATCAAAGTGATTCATGTCAACGACAGTAAAAATGAGCGAGGCGCCGGAAAAGACCGCCATGAGAATATCGGCTTTGGACATATCGGGTTTGATGCGCTTTGGCAAGTCGTTACGCATAAGCAATTTGCGGCGTTGCCAAAAATTTTGGAGACGCCTTATGTCGGAGAAGACAAAAATCATAAAAAACCGCCATACAAGCTAGAAATTGATATGCTAAAAGGTGGATCATTTAATGAGCGTCTCAAGGATGAATTGATGGGTGAAAAAACAAACGCCTAG
- a CDS encoding DUF2624 family protein: MIIQNIVNQKVKNLTTNELLKYAKKYDFSINRQQADSIINILKKEPRINIFDTQQRRRLIYSIEQETDPKTAQQLNQLLDELLNKRK; the protein is encoded by the coding sequence ATGATTATCCAGAATATCGTCAATCAAAAAGTCAAAAATTTAACAACGAATGAATTATTAAAGTATGCAAAAAAATATGATTTTTCCATCAATAGACAACAAGCAGATTCTATTATAAATATATTGAAGAAAGAGCCAAGAATCAATATATTTGACACGCAACAAAGGAGAAGGCTCATCTATTCGATTGAACAAGAAACAGATCCAAAAACCGCTCAACAGCTTAACCAACTACTTGATGAACTTCTAAACAAGAGAAAGTAA
- a CDS encoding two-component system sensor histidine kinase NtrB, protein MQSYDRVDDKVNAFEGLTSEIRLVLDTNGEIISINSYGRRIFEKETFSFFDYFEEDVRHKAFQFLQNVTLSEQELKVSLPIVKKQQKKKLVCKGKKGKGGIYIVAFLASNEKSAEGEQIFSLLKNQEQRGQLLHFLTEQLDLAIILFSDKDTIEFSNKRFEEMFLVEEEGMIGQTLFDLNDDHPMKETLKSIVKDTRINKKVSERYYYEDEALFQFQGIYFEDDQAVLLIIHDRSYQQRFENLLVYKQQMESVSQLAAGVAHELRNPLSVIRGFLQLSSLTNDWNKYYNTILSELTRMNDIIEDFLSVSRKKINKQKVQPHTIFKSLIYIIRSECLLHNITFEYHIEETEAYVNVNEAMIKQVLLNLLRNTIEVYEEKSKNRRFVLYTRVANGDYYITVQDFGKGMSPEVLEQLGKPFFTTKEKGNGIGIPLCKKIVESHEGEFHVESELGVGTKITFSLPLIHHSP, encoded by the coding sequence GTGCAATCATACGATCGAGTCGATGACAAGGTCAACGCTTTTGAAGGACTAACTTCAGAAATCCGCCTTGTGCTTGACACCAATGGTGAGATAATAAGCATAAATTCCTATGGGAGAAGAATATTTGAAAAGGAGACATTCTCTTTTTTCGACTACTTTGAAGAAGACGTTCGGCACAAAGCGTTTCAATTTTTGCAAAATGTTACTTTATCTGAGCAGGAACTGAAGGTCAGTCTTCCGATTGTAAAAAAACAACAAAAGAAGAAGCTCGTATGCAAAGGAAAAAAAGGTAAGGGGGGCATTTATATCGTTGCTTTCTTAGCATCTAATGAAAAAAGTGCTGAAGGGGAACAAATATTCTCTCTGCTGAAAAATCAAGAGCAACGCGGACAGCTCCTGCATTTTCTTACAGAACAATTAGATTTAGCGATTATTTTGTTTTCTGATAAGGATACAATTGAGTTCTCTAACAAACGTTTTGAAGAAATGTTTTTAGTTGAAGAAGAGGGAATGATTGGTCAAACACTTTTTGATCTAAATGATGATCATCCGATGAAAGAAACGTTAAAGAGTATTGTGAAAGATACGCGGATAAATAAGAAAGTCAGTGAACGCTATTATTATGAAGACGAAGCATTATTTCAATTTCAAGGCATTTATTTTGAAGATGATCAAGCTGTATTACTTATTATTCATGATCGATCATACCAACAGCGGTTTGAAAATTTGCTCGTATATAAACAACAAATGGAAAGCGTTTCCCAACTTGCAGCTGGTGTTGCTCATGAGTTAAGGAATCCACTGTCAGTCATACGCGGATTTTTACAATTATCCTCGTTAACAAATGATTGGAATAAATATTACAATACAATTCTTAGTGAACTGACACGAATGAACGATATTATTGAAGATTTCCTTTCGGTCTCAAGAAAGAAAATTAACAAGCAAAAGGTACAGCCTCACACCATTTTTAAATCACTCATATACATCATTCGTTCTGAATGTTTGTTACATAACATCACCTTTGAATATCATATCGAGGAGACAGAGGCTTACGTCAACGTAAACGAGGCGATGATTAAGCAGGTCTTACTAAATTTACTTCGAAACACGATCGAAGTTTATGAGGAAAAGTCTAAAAACCGGCGTTTTGTTTTATATACGCGGGTCGCCAATGGAGATTATTATATTACTGTGCAAGATTTTGGAAAAGGGATGTCTCCGGAAGTTTTAGAACAGCTGGGAAAACCGTTTTTTACAACGAAAGAGAAAGGAAATGGTATTGGAATACCGTTATGTAAGAAGATTGTTGAAAGCCATGAAGGGGAATTTCATGTAGAGAGTGAGTTAGGTGTTGGTACAAAAATTACATTCAGCTTGCCTTTGATTCATCATTCGCCTTAA
- a CDS encoding transglycosylase SLT domain-containing protein, which yields MHQKRSRPTMFMMLTAILLCAGITFYFNLLVTDLENQVETLEKKNNEKERIMDQYSISPEMIQSYVKKERNPSMDGYTDWKKADRVADQFYRQSGGKFKKEWALFLVQEAQRYEIDPYVVYELLDVESGGTFDPTLEGPETKYGRAYGMSQFMKNTAPWIAEMAGLPYKDEMLFDPMYSIQLSIVYLDFLHERYDNWDQTLTAYHRGIFGMHNYVKENGDAKSWYATQIQADAAKQKQTLLAQKGDS from the coding sequence ATGCATCAAAAACGATCGCGTCCAACAATGTTCATGATGCTCACGGCCATCTTACTCTGTGCAGGCATCACCTTTTACTTCAATCTATTGGTTACAGACTTAGAGAATCAAGTTGAAACACTCGAAAAAAAGAATAACGAAAAAGAGCGGATAATGGACCAGTACTCGATCTCACCTGAAATGATTCAGTCTTATGTAAAAAAAGAACGTAACCCTAGTATGGATGGATATACAGACTGGAAGAAAGCAGACAGAGTTGCAGATCAATTTTATCGTCAAAGTGGCGGGAAATTTAAAAAAGAATGGGCACTCTTTCTCGTACAAGAAGCCCAACGCTATGAAATTGACCCATATGTGGTCTATGAGCTCTTAGACGTTGAGAGTGGAGGTACGTTTGATCCGACTTTAGAAGGACCAGAGACAAAATATGGACGAGCTTATGGGATGTCACAGTTTATGAAAAATACCGCACCTTGGATTGCTGAAATGGCAGGTTTGCCTTATAAGGATGAAATGTTGTTTGATCCGATGTACTCAATTCAACTGTCCATTGTGTATCTTGACTTTCTTCACGAGCGATACGACAACTGGGATCAGACGCTAACCGCTTACCATCGAGGTATCTTCGGTATGCACAATTATGTTAAAGAAAACGGTGACGCGAAAAGCTGGTACGCTACACAAATTCAAGCAGACGCAGCGAAGCAAAAGCAAACGTTACTAGCTCAGAAAGGTGACTCATAA
- a CDS encoding metal ABC transporter ATP-binding protein: protein MKNQSSLPPVLQIQDLSFTYDKELVLSHLSFTVPAGAFFGLVGPNGSGKSTLIELILGLLPSNERGKIKVFGISVPSFTEWSRIGYISQKATSFNQDFPVTVFEVVSMGLVGKRGLFKPIRHKDKMRVKEALHEVGMASFSGRKMSQLSGGQQQRVFIARALVSQPEFLILDEPTVGIDEDSVASFYRLLQQLNDDHGMTLLIVAHDRHVMNTYATHVFSLGKGYEQKLDVNSHSDRASHVKGGREGD, encoded by the coding sequence ATGAAGAATCAGTCATCTTTGCCACCTGTATTGCAAATACAAGATCTGTCTTTTACATATGATAAAGAGCTCGTGCTTAGCCATTTATCCTTCACAGTTCCTGCTGGGGCTTTTTTTGGGTTAGTTGGTCCAAATGGTTCTGGGAAATCGACATTGATTGAATTAATTCTCGGCCTGTTGCCTTCAAATGAAAGGGGAAAAATTAAAGTTTTCGGTATTTCTGTGCCATCTTTTACTGAGTGGAGTCGGATTGGCTATATCTCTCAGAAGGCAACAAGCTTTAATCAAGATTTTCCTGTAACTGTTTTTGAAGTGGTCTCCATGGGGTTGGTCGGAAAAAGAGGGCTTTTTAAACCAATTCGGCATAAAGATAAAATGCGTGTCAAAGAAGCTCTTCATGAGGTAGGGATGGCGTCATTTTCGGGGCGCAAAATGTCGCAATTGTCCGGTGGGCAGCAGCAACGTGTGTTTATTGCTAGGGCTCTCGTGAGTCAGCCGGAATTTCTTATTCTTGATGAGCCGACGGTTGGTATTGACGAAGACAGTGTAGCGTCGTTTTATCGTCTTTTACAGCAACTTAACGATGATCATGGGATGACGCTTTTAATCGTGGCGCATGATCGGCATGTAATGAACACATATGCCACTCACGTATTCAGTCTGGGTAAGGGGTATGAACAAAAATTAGATGTGAATTCACACTCTGATCGTGCTTCTCATGTCAAAGGAGGCAGAGAAGGTGATTGA
- a CDS encoding metal ABC transporter permease: MIENIFRFEFLQNAFLTGLMIGAIAPLLGVFIVVRRLALLADALSHITLAGIAAGLLVQARFPVMPAFNPLYSALLFSVGGALLIEKLRSLYVSFQELSIPIIMSGGIALSVIFISMANGFNQDLFYYLFGSINAISRGDMWTVAGIMVVVLLAVLLLYKELVYISFDERQAKTSGLPVKRLHITFIVIVALVIAASMRIVGILLVSALMTLPVAASMRLAKGFKETIWYAIAFGEVAVIGGLVISYYLEWPSGGTIVLLSLLQLLLVVLWQKGLKRVLAS, encoded by the coding sequence GTGATTGAGAATATATTTCGCTTTGAGTTTTTGCAAAATGCTTTTTTAACAGGGCTAATGATTGGGGCAATTGCTCCGCTATTAGGCGTGTTTATCGTTGTGCGGAGGTTAGCGTTATTAGCAGATGCCTTGTCGCATATAACGCTTGCAGGGATTGCTGCAGGGTTATTAGTGCAAGCACGTTTTCCTGTCATGCCGGCATTTAACCCTTTATATAGCGCGCTTCTTTTTTCGGTTGGCGGCGCTTTGCTCATAGAAAAGTTACGCTCCTTATATGTATCATTCCAAGAATTATCGATTCCGATTATTATGTCTGGTGGAATCGCCTTAAGTGTTATTTTTATTTCGATGGCAAATGGTTTCAACCAAGATTTGTTTTATTATCTTTTTGGCAGTATTAATGCGATTTCCCGGGGCGATATGTGGACAGTGGCAGGTATTATGGTGGTCGTATTACTCGCTGTGCTTTTATTATATAAAGAACTCGTGTATATTTCATTTGATGAAAGGCAAGCGAAGACGTCTGGGTTACCTGTCAAAAGGCTTCATATCACATTTATTGTGATCGTGGCGTTGGTTATTGCTGCCAGTATGAGAATCGTTGGTATTTTGCTTGTTTCCGCACTAATGACGCTGCCAGTTGCTGCAAGTATGCGCTTGGCGAAGGGCTTTAAAGAAACGATCTGGTATGCAATCGCTTTTGGGGAAGTGGCTGTTATTGGAGGACTTGTCATATCGTATTATTTAGAATGGCCTTCAGGTGGTACTATTGTACTTTTATCCCTTCTTCAGCTTTTACTCGTCGTTTTATGGCAAAAAGGTTTAAAGCGTGTCCTTGCTTCATAA
- a CDS encoding DUF4190 domain-containing protein yields MEKEQNKDDVQNHIARNHQGYTEENHSYLEETAAEATFADAELMQADAEQEVQQESEADSNATGLSGVALALSIIALLIWPVLLGAAGIIIGFVARRRGAGAMANWAIGIGTVAIVISLFFAPFI; encoded by the coding sequence ATGGAAAAAGAACAAAACAAAGATGATGTGCAAAACCATATAGCGAGAAATCATCAAGGCTACACAGAGGAGAACCACTCGTATTTAGAGGAGACGGCTGCCGAAGCAACATTTGCCGATGCGGAGCTTATGCAAGCAGATGCTGAACAAGAGGTGCAGCAGGAATCCGAGGCAGATTCAAATGCAACTGGTTTAAGCGGCGTAGCGCTGGCTCTTTCCATCATTGCTTTATTGATCTGGCCAGTCCTTTTAGGTGCGGCTGGTATCATTATAGGCTTTGTAGCTCGGAGAAGAGGCGCAGGGGCGATGGCCAATTGGGCAATCGGTATCGGGACAGTTGCTATTGTGATAAGCCTGTTCTTTGCCCCCTTCATATAG
- a CDS encoding NfeD family protein, giving the protein MDGHDRRFLATAFMLGEVLVRTKGFMGLLGLALMLFYFSYHVSGEALIWMATIYIIGVVMIIIDGKVLNDGTLGVLGVILMMVAVAVPAPTITYGASVIFGMASGTAASLLWLKVFPRRRMWEKIALKDRLTSEDGYNSINEGYHSLVGQEGVAVTDFRPTGTVRVQDKDYSAVSDGKWIKYGQKVKVLSVDGTRILIVLNEESAEK; this is encoded by the coding sequence GTGGATGGGCATGATCGTCGTTTTTTGGCAACAGCTTTTATGCTCGGTGAGGTTCTCGTGAGGACAAAAGGCTTTATGGGACTGCTTGGATTGGCATTAATGCTGTTTTATTTTTCTTACCATGTCTCTGGAGAAGCACTCATTTGGATGGCTACCATTTATATTATAGGCGTTGTCATGATTATTATTGATGGCAAAGTTTTAAACGATGGAACGCTTGGTGTCCTAGGAGTCATTTTGATGATGGTAGCTGTAGCGGTACCTGCGCCTACAATCACATATGGTGCGTCGGTTATTTTCGGGATGGCGAGTGGGACAGCCGCTTCTCTGTTGTGGCTAAAAGTATTTCCGCGCCGAAGAATGTGGGAAAAAATTGCCCTGAAGGATCGTTTAACGAGCGAGGATGGTTATAACTCGATCAATGAAGGTTACCATTCGCTCGTTGGTCAAGAGGGTGTCGCTGTGACAGATTTTAGACCAACGGGTACAGTGCGTGTTCAAGACAAAGATTATAGCGCAGTATCAGACGGTAAATGGATAAAATATGGGCAAAAGGTAAAAGTACTGTCAGTAGACGGGACGCGTATTTTAATTGTATTAAATGAGGAAAGTGCTGAAAAATAA
- a CDS encoding Na/Pi cotransporter family protein, giving the protein MDVNIQQMIFQFIGGLGIFLFGIKYMGDGLQKSAGDQLRDLLDRFTSNPFMGVLTGIVVTILIQSSSGTTVLTVGLVNAGFMTLRQAIGVIMGANIGTTVTAFIIGFDVEAYALPIMFVGTLLLFFFKKERINYIGQVIFGFGALFLGLSLMGDGLKPLRGLQAFHDLTVSMSEMPLLGVFIGTLFTVVVQSSSATIGILQELFSQDLIDLNAALPVLFGDNIGTTITAVLAAIGASIAARRAALTHVIFNLIGTTIFLIFLWAYGPFIGWLQEAWQLNDKSTIAFAHGIFNTTNTLMHLPFIGVLAYLVTKFIPGDDKIIDYKPKHLDPIFLEQSPTLALSQAKLEILRMGDISKQQINEAMSYLNTKQKVHSDTAYQLEDAINTLDKKITDYLVRLASTSLSNVESTEHAHLVDSVRDIERIGDHVENIVELVEYQLANKVKLTESAMKDLNDMFTMTKEAIDKGFKAFDTNDSQLASEVIKLEESIDHMERSLRKKHILRLNKGECSGSAGIVFVDIISNLERIGDHAMNVAQAVIGKE; this is encoded by the coding sequence GTGGATGTTAACATCCAACAGATGATTTTTCAATTTATTGGCGGCCTCGGTATTTTTCTTTTTGGTATCAAGTATATGGGGGACGGGCTGCAAAAATCTGCAGGAGATCAATTGCGTGACTTGCTGGACCGTTTTACGAGCAACCCATTTATGGGGGTATTGACTGGAATTGTTGTTACGATTTTAATTCAATCCAGTTCAGGAACTACTGTATTAACGGTTGGTCTCGTCAATGCTGGTTTTATGACGTTGCGTCAAGCGATTGGGGTTATTATGGGTGCCAATATCGGGACAACGGTAACGGCTTTTATTATTGGATTTGACGTAGAAGCCTATGCATTGCCAATTATGTTTGTTGGTACTTTACTCTTGTTCTTTTTTAAGAAAGAACGTATTAATTATATCGGACAAGTTATTTTTGGATTTGGTGCCCTGTTTTTAGGGTTGTCTTTGATGGGGGACGGTCTTAAACCGCTTCGAGGACTACAAGCCTTTCATGACTTGACTGTTAGCATGAGCGAAATGCCCTTATTAGGTGTCTTTATCGGTACGTTATTTACAGTTGTTGTTCAAAGTTCAAGTGCAACAATTGGTATTTTGCAAGAGTTATTTAGTCAAGATTTGATCGACTTAAATGCGGCGTTACCAGTGTTGTTTGGTGATAATATCGGGACAACTATTACTGCGGTGTTAGCTGCAATCGGTGCTTCAATTGCGGCACGGCGCGCTGCGTTGACCCATGTCATTTTTAACTTGATTGGTACGACAATCTTTTTAATCTTCTTATGGGCGTACGGGCCATTTATCGGTTGGCTGCAGGAAGCGTGGCAGCTTAATGATAAATCGACGATTGCTTTTGCGCATGGTATATTCAATACAACAAATACGCTAATGCATTTACCATTTATCGGTGTGCTTGCATATCTCGTTACGAAATTTATTCCCGGTGATGATAAGATCATCGACTATAAACCAAAACATCTTGATCCGATCTTTCTTGAACAGTCGCCTACTTTGGCGCTTAGCCAAGCAAAGCTAGAAATTTTACGCATGGGGGATATTTCTAAACAACAAATTAACGAGGCCATGTCATATTTAAATACAAAGCAAAAGGTGCATAGCGATACAGCCTATCAGCTTGAGGATGCGATCAATACATTAGACAAAAAAATAACAGATTACTTAGTACGGCTTGCCTCAACCTCACTGTCCAATGTCGAGTCAACAGAGCACGCTCATCTCGTTGACAGTGTAAGGGATATTGAACGGATTGGTGACCATGTTGAAAATATTGTCGAGCTCGTTGAGTATCAATTGGCTAATAAAGTAAAATTGACTGAGTCAGCGATGAAAGACTTAAATGATATGTTTACAATGACAAAAGAGGCTATAGACAAAGGATTTAAGGCATTTGATACAAATGATAGCCAGCTCGCTTCGGAAGTGATCAAGCTAGAGGAAAGTATCGACCATATGGAACGGTCGCTGCGTAAAAAACATATCCTTCGTTTAAACAAAGGGGAATGCTCTGGTTCTGCAGGTATCGTATTTGTCGATATTATTAGTAACTTGGAGCGGATCGGCGACCACGCTATGAATGTAGCTCAGGCGGTCATTGGTAAAGAGTAG
- a CDS encoding DUF456 domain-containing protein, translated as MEIIGWTLIIVLFALGYVSLVYPVLPGLLFVIGALFLYGFWFSFAPFGVWYWLLQGLIVLIFFLADWAATYFGVKKWGGSKAAINGSMIGLIVGPFLIPVFGVLIGPFAGAVLGEYIVHRGSPLNALKIGVGSLLGFLAGSVAKFILQTIMIIFFFIWIH; from the coding sequence GTGGAAATCATCGGTTGGACACTCATCATCGTTTTGTTTGCTTTAGGCTATGTCAGTTTAGTCTATCCTGTGTTGCCAGGGTTACTATTCGTCATTGGCGCTTTATTTCTGTATGGGTTTTGGTTTTCGTTTGCGCCGTTCGGCGTTTGGTATTGGCTTTTGCAAGGACTCATCGTCCTCATCTTTTTTCTTGCTGACTGGGCGGCGACCTACTTTGGCGTGAAGAAGTGGGGAGGATCGAAAGCAGCGATCAATGGGAGTATGATTGGACTCATTGTTGGACCATTTCTCATTCCGGTCTTTGGGGTACTGATCGGTCCTTTTGCAGGTGCCGTGCTTGGAGAGTATATTGTTCACCGTGGCTCACCGTTAAATGCATTAAAAATAGGTGTTGGCTCACTTTTAGGTTTTCTTGCCGGAAGTGTAGCTAAATTTATTTTACAAACGATCATGATTATTTTCTTTTTCATCTGGATTCATTGA